In Leptospira sp. WS58.C1, a single genomic region encodes these proteins:
- the pheT gene encoding phenylalanine--tRNA ligase subunit beta encodes MKLSLDWINDFTPIKDVSLEDILKKIAASICEVDGVEDYFSHLEKVVLVKIDSLEKHPQADKLQVAQVTDGKNKIQIVSGAPNLKVGDLVPLAVPGAELGDKKILESELRGVKSSGMLCSEKELGLSEEDAGVMVLDDPDAKPGLNLREFFGFRDTILDIDNKSITHRPDLWSHFGFARELAAQLNLPIKFNPLETDWEFSKNLTSPKVKETDYAHSYYSSAIEGIQIKPSNKTVRSRLKKCGVRVINNVVDVSNYLLLEAGQPTHFFDSDKLFAQGGIELEVDYAKKDESFLLLDETSPKLDPEILIIRNAKKGVAIAGVMGGADTAVDSNSKKVILESAVFPREFVRKSIRKTGIRSESSIRYEKGLEATTALPILKRALNLLKENGCPALEASFPAGYIHTADKKVEIEVSLNFLNKKLGTEIDQSTSDKILKQLSFSTEWKGDTVKVLVPKYRHNYDITIPEDIVEEIGRTLGYASIPVRPLASDVKPPARNFSRELEKHLKRAFSQILGYNEVFNYSYASSKDNSFEGEVKDSIKILNAMPDEQAYLRTSLYPSLLKNIRLNGDRFEKLKIFEFGRTYKKAEEPFNESKWFVWAVSFGRKSNEKDLNVLESDFLDVRTGIEKVLRHLNLREIEWKIEERSYFHPKASLSLFISGKRIGELGYAHPAALDNADIKKRVILGRFEFASLLEVWTVDRNTNYFAAPSHFPQTEIDLSLVMDLNESSSKFSDAAVREKFPELQDVKVTVVFTGGNLPENKKSVSYRFKLLSQDKNLTQDRIKEITDRLIQIANSSGYPLR; translated from the coding sequence GTGAAATTATCCCTGGATTGGATCAACGATTTTACCCCGATTAAGGATGTGTCCCTCGAAGATATCCTGAAAAAAATTGCGGCTTCTATATGTGAAGTAGATGGGGTCGAAGATTATTTTTCTCATTTAGAGAAGGTAGTTTTAGTAAAGATCGATTCCTTAGAAAAACACCCGCAGGCAGACAAACTCCAAGTCGCGCAGGTTACGGACGGTAAAAATAAGATCCAAATCGTTTCAGGCGCTCCGAATTTAAAAGTAGGGGACTTGGTTCCATTGGCAGTTCCAGGCGCAGAACTAGGAGATAAAAAGATCCTAGAGTCCGAACTGAGAGGAGTAAAAAGCTCCGGTATGCTTTGTTCCGAAAAAGAACTGGGCCTTTCCGAGGAAGATGCGGGAGTCATGGTCTTGGATGATCCGGATGCAAAACCCGGTTTGAATCTGAGAGAGTTTTTTGGGTTCAGAGATACTATTTTAGATATTGATAATAAATCGATCACACATCGCCCGGACCTATGGAGCCATTTCGGATTTGCAAGAGAACTTGCCGCTCAATTAAATCTACCGATCAAGTTTAATCCTTTGGAAACAGACTGGGAATTTTCCAAAAACTTGACTTCTCCGAAAGTAAAAGAAACGGATTACGCGCATTCTTACTATTCTTCTGCTATCGAAGGGATCCAGATCAAACCTTCTAATAAAACCGTTCGTTCCCGTTTGAAAAAATGCGGAGTGAGGGTGATCAATAATGTGGTGGATGTTTCCAATTATCTCTTATTGGAAGCGGGGCAGCCGACTCACTTCTTCGATTCGGATAAATTATTCGCTCAAGGCGGGATCGAACTAGAAGTGGATTATGCAAAGAAGGACGAAAGTTTTTTACTTCTAGACGAAACTTCTCCCAAACTTGATCCCGAAATTTTGATCATCCGTAACGCTAAAAAGGGAGTAGCGATTGCAGGTGTGATGGGTGGTGCGGATACCGCAGTGGATTCTAATTCTAAAAAAGTTATTTTAGAATCCGCGGTTTTTCCGAGAGAGTTTGTTCGTAAGTCTATTCGAAAAACGGGAATTCGTTCGGAGTCTTCCATTCGTTACGAAAAAGGTCTGGAAGCGACGACCGCTCTTCCTATCCTCAAAAGAGCCTTAAATCTTCTGAAAGAGAACGGTTGTCCGGCTCTGGAGGCAAGTTTTCCTGCCGGATACATTCATACTGCGGATAAAAAAGTAGAAATAGAAGTCAGTTTAAATTTCTTAAATAAGAAATTAGGAACGGAAATCGATCAATCGACTTCGGATAAGATCCTAAAACAACTTTCCTTCTCCACGGAATGGAAAGGAGATACCGTTAAGGTGCTTGTTCCTAAATACAGGCATAATTACGATATCACTATTCCCGAAGATATTGTAGAAGAGATAGGCCGCACATTGGGATACGCTTCTATTCCGGTCCGTCCATTGGCTTCGGATGTAAAACCTCCTGCTCGTAATTTCTCCAGAGAGTTGGAAAAACATCTAAAAAGAGCATTCTCCCAAATCTTAGGATACAACGAAGTATTCAATTATTCTTACGCCTCTTCTAAAGATAATTCTTTCGAAGGAGAAGTAAAAGATTCTATCAAGATCCTGAATGCAATGCCGGATGAGCAGGCATATTTAAGAACTTCTTTATATCCTTCTCTTTTGAAAAATATCAGGCTCAATGGCGATCGTTTCGAAAAACTGAAAATTTTCGAATTCGGCCGCACTTATAAAAAAGCAGAGGAGCCTTTTAACGAATCCAAATGGTTTGTTTGGGCGGTTTCTTTCGGTAGGAAGTCCAACGAAAAGGATTTAAACGTATTAGAGTCCGATTTCTTGGACGTTAGAACAGGTATCGAAAAAGTATTAAGACATTTAAATTTAAGAGAGATCGAATGGAAGATAGAAGAAAGAAGCTATTTTCATCCTAAGGCTTCTCTTTCCTTATTCATATCCGGAAAAAGAATAGGGGAGTTAGGATACGCTCATCCTGCAGCCTTGGATAATGCCGATATCAAAAAGAGAGTCATTTTAGGAAGATTCGAATTCGCTTCATTGCTGGAAGTATGGACAGTGGATCGGAACACAAATTATTTTGCCGCTCCGTCTCATTTCCCTCAAACGGAGATCGATCTATCTTTGGTGATGGATCTGAATGAATCCTCTTCCAAGTTCAGTGATGCTGCTGTCCGAGAAAAATTCCCGGAGCTGCAGGATGTAAAAGTTACAGTCGTATTTACGGGTGGAAATCTTCCTGAAAACAAAAAGTCCGTTTCTTATAGATTTAAACTTTTGAGCCAAGACAAAAACTTGACCCAAGACAGGATCAAAGAGATCACGGATCGCCTCATCCAAATTGCGAATTCTTCCGGTTATCCTCTTCGTTAA
- a CDS encoding gamma carbonic anhydrase family protein, which produces MKIHETAFIHPAATAFGMLEMGPLSSLWPGAVVRADLNEIKLGEGVNIQDNSTLHTDSTGSLFIDDYTLVGHNTMLHGCKIGKGCLIGIGAIILDEAEIGDGAMILAGSMIRGGKKIPPRAMVIPKNGDIVIYEKKAKPEMSIAGCLEYIQLAKRFQENVFKPFTKEEENSFIEEAKSIIKRYGI; this is translated from the coding sequence ATGAAAATCCACGAGACGGCATTTATCCATCCGGCTGCAACTGCATTCGGAATGTTGGAGATGGGACCTTTATCTTCTCTCTGGCCGGGTGCCGTTGTTCGTGCGGATCTAAATGAGATCAAATTGGGAGAAGGTGTAAATATCCAGGATAATAGTACACTTCATACCGATTCCACCGGAAGTTTATTTATAGACGATTATACATTAGTAGGTCATAATACAATGCTTCACGGATGTAAGATCGGTAAGGGTTGTCTGATCGGAATAGGTGCGATCATTTTGGATGAGGCGGAGATCGGAGATGGAGCGATGATACTCGCAGGTTCAATGATCCGCGGTGGTAAAAAAATCCCGCCTAGAGCGATGGTGATCCCGAAAAACGGGGACATCGTTATCTACGAAAAAAAAGCAAAACCTGAGATGAGTATCGCAGGTTGTTTGGAATACATACAATTGGCAAAAAGATTCCAAGAGAACGTATTCAAACCTTTCACAAAAGAAGAAGAGAATTCGTTTATAGAAGAAGCAAAGTCCATCATCAAAAGATACGGCATATAA
- a CDS encoding bacteriohemerythrin yields MYDERVIEKIRGIWKTFDLSLGIPEIDKQHLWLIGILADLEDKLESGTRSALETTFTNALSKTLDYASEHFALEEKLLESIGYTKLGQHRLQHMRFLTALKNRVRKNFEGNFEQAVMELLKNLKKWLFRHILSEDRQYVDLADINITQEISSSLNEQLRTSPHAKEIENLYAAVVYSAKQTVSKEFNVIGEDNLKLISDLWYRYKLKTGIAIVDIQHLWLLQLLVKTDKLYKQKLKQEIGSEYLSLELKKAIQETIEYIREHFSTEEAIMHNFRYIGERNHQKQHENFNILINDMIERSEKEELESLAILIQDLKDWLVSHIAIEDKKLFYFFRSRLPEVNEYVRNLNREGKIHIWKEAVMIYKLLVEYEDITREKTPV; encoded by the coding sequence ATGTATGACGAAAGGGTTATAGAAAAAATCAGAGGTATTTGGAAGACCTTCGATCTTTCTTTAGGAATTCCTGAAATAGATAAACAACATCTTTGGTTGATCGGGATCCTTGCGGATTTAGAAGATAAACTGGAGTCGGGAACCAGATCCGCACTGGAAACTACGTTTACGAATGCACTTTCTAAAACCTTGGATTATGCATCCGAACATTTCGCTTTAGAAGAGAAACTTCTGGAGAGTATAGGTTACACAAAACTAGGACAACATAGATTGCAGCATATGCGGTTTCTCACTGCCTTAAAGAATCGGGTCCGAAAGAATTTCGAGGGAAACTTCGAACAAGCAGTGATGGAACTGCTGAAAAACCTGAAAAAGTGGTTATTCAGACATATTCTCAGCGAAGACAGACAGTATGTCGATCTTGCGGACATTAATATCACTCAGGAAATTTCTTCTTCGCTGAACGAACAGCTGAGAACTTCTCCTCATGCCAAGGAAATCGAAAATTTGTATGCTGCGGTGGTATATTCCGCTAAACAAACGGTCTCGAAGGAATTTAACGTTATAGGAGAGGATAATTTAAAGCTGATCTCCGACCTTTGGTATCGTTATAAACTCAAAACAGGGATTGCGATCGTGGATATCCAACATCTATGGCTTTTGCAATTATTGGTGAAAACGGATAAGTTATACAAGCAGAAGTTGAAACAAGAGATCGGTAGCGAGTATTTGAGTCTTGAACTGAAAAAAGCGATCCAAGAAACGATAGAATATATTAGGGAGCATTTCAGTACGGAAGAAGCGATTATGCATAATTTTCGATATATCGGAGAAAGGAACCATCAAAAACAACACGAGAATTTTAATATACTCATCAACGATATGATTGAAAGAAGTGAAAAAGAGGAATTAGAGTCATTGGCAATCTTGATCCAGGATCTAAAGGATTGGTTAGTGAGTCATATCGCCATTGAGGATAAAAAATTATTCTATTTTTTCAGGTCCAGGCTCCCGGAAGTCAACGAATATGTTAGAAATTTGAATCGTGAAGGAAAGATCCATATCTGGAAGGAAGCGGTCATGATCTACAAACTATTGGTAGAATACGAGGATATTACTAGGGAAAAGACACCCGTTTAA
- a CDS encoding LIC_13215 family putative lipoprotein, with translation MNFLERYSLVFLLPGIILCFACFEKVPEVKKTIEIPELGLVLNYEGWIYEEYDPNRDGSEPNRSKNKRESQNDKQVKVMFYLFEPEQNKTSEIRTNINFVSEPIPPKYSWATLEDYVASIGGLYSNVYKEYEILSVPQKCSFGKEKCIFLESKFVLPNTEVKKQVRTLQWIFLKESFVYIFTGTVPESEFSEKNKKILNTIQTLSEKKENSN, from the coding sequence ATGAACTTCTTAGAACGTTACAGTCTGGTCTTCTTATTACCAGGGATCATTTTATGTTTTGCCTGTTTTGAAAAAGTTCCGGAAGTCAAAAAAACAATCGAGATCCCTGAGCTTGGCTTAGTCTTGAATTATGAAGGTTGGATCTATGAGGAATATGATCCGAATCGTGACGGTTCCGAACCGAATCGTTCCAAAAACAAAAGAGAATCCCAAAATGATAAACAAGTTAAGGTGATGTTCTATCTTTTTGAACCGGAACAAAACAAAACTTCCGAGATCAGGACCAATATTAATTTTGTGTCGGAGCCGATTCCTCCTAAATATTCTTGGGCAACCCTCGAGGATTACGTAGCTTCGATAGGAGGGTTGTATTCGAATGTATACAAAGAATATGAAATACTTTCCGTTCCTCAAAAATGCAGTTTCGGAAAGGAAAAATGTATCTTTTTAGAATCTAAGTTCGTTCTCCCCAATACCGAGGTAAAAAAACAGGTCCGCACTTTACAATGGATCTTTTTAAAGGAAAGTTTTGTGTACATTTTTACGGGGACCGTACCGGAGTCAGAGTTTTCCGAGAAAAATAAAAAGATCCTAAATACGATCCAAACGCTTAGCGAAAAAAAAGAGAATTCCAATTAA
- a CDS encoding DUF3052 domain-containing protein yields the protein MAGYSGTPLAKKLGFKEGQNAIIINEPKEFKGLLEELPPNITFKKKLAGSFDYIHFFCKTKDELSKNFPKFPDYLADKGMVWISWPKMSSGVKTDLKEDMIREIGLKTGMVDVKVCAIDSVWSGLLFRRRKS from the coding sequence ATGGCAGGATATTCAGGCACCCCCTTGGCCAAAAAGTTAGGATTTAAAGAAGGCCAGAACGCGATCATAATCAATGAGCCAAAAGAATTTAAAGGTTTATTGGAAGAACTTCCTCCTAATATTACATTCAAGAAGAAGTTAGCGGGAAGTTTCGATTATATTCATTTTTTCTGTAAGACCAAAGACGAACTTTCTAAAAACTTTCCCAAGTTCCCGGATTACTTAGCGGACAAAGGTATGGTTTGGATCTCTTGGCCTAAGATGAGTTCCGGCGTGAAAACCGACTTAAAAGAAGATATGATCCGAGAAATAGGCTTGAAGACAGGAATGGTAGACGTTAAAGTCTGCGCAATCGATTCGGTTTGGTCCGGTTTACTTTTCAGAAGAAGAAAAAGTTAA
- a CDS encoding cytochrome C oxidase subunit IV family protein, producing MELFLNYALYIIVSIGFMIPFTGFVIGAGAIVNATVAGFAVNLLAQIVEEDRLKAYLEKNKSTLIGQALLKAVEAGKTKLQPGSVVSHAEEHGHGGHHLISVQTYSLVFAALIVGTIITVLVAQVDFGAMNTVIAMLVATIKASLVLAYFMHLKYDNVMNRVIFGSGFLFLLLLFGFSVADIYTRAKIFAGFPY from the coding sequence ATGGAACTGTTTCTCAATTACGCGCTGTATATTATCGTAAGTATCGGATTCATGATTCCCTTCACCGGATTTGTTATCGGAGCGGGAGCGATCGTAAACGCTACCGTTGCCGGATTTGCCGTTAACTTGTTGGCTCAAATCGTAGAAGAGGATAGACTGAAGGCTTATCTTGAAAAGAATAAGTCTACTTTGATTGGTCAGGCTTTACTAAAAGCAGTCGAAGCAGGTAAGACCAAACTTCAACCCGGCTCAGTTGTTTCTCATGCAGAAGAGCATGGACATGGCGGGCATCATCTGATCTCCGTTCAAACGTATTCTTTAGTGTTTGCCGCACTGATCGTTGGAACTATCATCACAGTATTAGTAGCCCAAGTTGACTTCGGAGCAATGAACACTGTGATCGCTATGCTTGTAGCGACCATCAAAGCTTCCTTAGTATTAGCTTACTTTATGCACCTAAAGTATGATAATGTAATGAACAGAGTGATCTTCGGATCCGGCTTCTTGTTCTTACTTCTTCTTTTCGGATTCTCCGTAGCGGACATCTACACAAGAGCGAAAATTTTCGCAGGTTTCCCTTACTAA
- a CDS encoding LIC13212 family protein, whose product MKTLIFLIISLLAVFVQIDAAPKILTMEEREIERQIEAIRKAGFSDIEIDNLHASISQNIHQINKILQMDTTKKALRYIGDEPQELPQFLKTDRDNKPYLELDMGSGESFWDFPKTYLFNARIFIYPGTNPEKLEKIIMQFKRTNSNGEIFVREMRRVINIDPKGPQIGSEGKRTPNNNKEIKLEYYSSYDTELIWPDTPVQSIAPSVETKLHEETNPLPYNKQKQIIVTYKKYLRKVDKNVRHKLRDLELNQKRLVSKMLEFQ is encoded by the coding sequence ATGAAAACCCTTATCTTTCTCATAATTTCCCTTTTGGCCGTATTCGTACAAATAGATGCGGCTCCTAAAATCCTGACTATGGAAGAAAGAGAGATCGAACGTCAGATCGAAGCCATCCGTAAGGCTGGGTTTTCGGACATTGAGATAGACAACTTGCACGCTTCTATCTCTCAGAATATCCATCAGATCAATAAGATCCTTCAGATGGATACCACCAAAAAAGCGTTAAGATATATCGGTGACGAGCCGCAGGAATTACCTCAATTCTTAAAAACGGATAGGGATAATAAACCATATCTAGAATTGGACATGGGTTCCGGAGAATCTTTCTGGGACTTCCCTAAAACTTATCTTTTTAACGCTCGTATCTTTATATATCCGGGCACCAATCCTGAAAAACTAGAAAAAATTATTATGCAATTCAAGCGTACAAACTCGAACGGAGAAATTTTCGTAAGAGAAATGCGTAGAGTGATCAATATAGATCCTAAAGGACCTCAGATCGGAAGTGAAGGAAAAAGAACTCCGAACAACAATAAAGAGATCAAATTAGAATATTATTCCAGCTATGATACCGAATTGATCTGGCCGGATACTCCTGTCCAATCTATTGCACCTAGTGTGGAGACCAAACTACATGAGGAAACCAATCCTCTACCTTATAATAAACAAAAACAGATTATCGTAACGTACAAGAAATACCTTCGTAAGGTGGACAAGAATGTTCGCCATAAGTTGAGAGATCTGGAACTCAACCAAAAGAGACTTGTTTCTAAGATGTTGGAATTCCAATAA
- a CDS encoding MFS transporter, translating into MQVTKRAPLREIFGWCMFDFANSSYTTVIITVIYCRVFAEVIVPISSNPANPYEDGNFLFGLALFFSYLLVVATGPLFGAISDFSAKKKAFLFWSYISCIISTAALWLVSTPGSWELGFALIILSNFFFASGENFASSFLPHLGPKEELGKISGYAWGIGYMGGLLSVFLVQTFVAPSIDPAIYGSLRYVGPLTAFFFLLAGIPTFLLLKEYRPHAERPEGKSYLTIGFGQLIETLKSIGYFRDLVIYLISLFFSMAALAIVIAFAFLYGNQEIKITSEQETALFILLQFFAMIGAIFFGFVQDRIGAKKTFNITLVFWILCLIGIYFVREITGFVNGLGVDISVQWVFVIFGTLAGSGVGSTQSASRAIVGIFSPESKSGEFFGLWGLSGKLAAAIGVFAIGILQKIFDLRNAFLVVAVFFFISLIINMFVNEKRGVEKAKEWEKNGGQ; encoded by the coding sequence ATGCAAGTAACCAAACGCGCTCCCCTACGGGAAATTTTCGGATGGTGCATGTTCGATTTCGCCAATTCTAGTTATACCACTGTAATTATAACAGTTATCTATTGCAGAGTTTTCGCGGAAGTAATTGTCCCAATCTCCTCCAATCCGGCAAATCCTTATGAAGACGGGAATTTCCTGTTTGGTTTAGCTTTATTTTTTTCTTATTTATTAGTGGTGGCAACCGGTCCTTTATTCGGCGCTATCTCCGACTTCTCCGCGAAAAAGAAAGCGTTTCTCTTTTGGAGTTATATAAGCTGTATAATCAGCACTGCCGCTCTTTGGTTAGTTTCCACTCCTGGTTCTTGGGAATTAGGTTTTGCTCTGATCATTCTTTCTAACTTCTTCTTTGCATCCGGAGAAAACTTTGCTTCTTCCTTCTTACCACATTTAGGTCCAAAGGAAGAATTAGGAAAAATTTCCGGTTATGCTTGGGGTATCGGGTATATGGGAGGTTTACTTTCCGTATTCTTGGTCCAAACTTTCGTGGCGCCTTCTATTGATCCTGCCATCTACGGTTCCTTAAGATACGTAGGACCTCTGACCGCATTCTTCTTTTTACTAGCTGGAATTCCGACATTCTTACTTTTGAAAGAATATAGACCGCATGCGGAAAGACCGGAAGGAAAAAGTTATCTTACGATCGGATTCGGCCAATTGATAGAAACCCTTAAATCGATCGGTTACTTCAGAGATTTAGTCATATATTTGATATCTCTTTTCTTCTCCATGGCTGCTCTTGCAATCGTAATCGCGTTTGCGTTCCTATACGGAAATCAGGAAATTAAGATCACATCGGAACAAGAAACCGCATTATTTATCTTACTCCAATTTTTTGCGATGATAGGAGCGATCTTCTTCGGATTCGTTCAGGATAGGATCGGAGCCAAAAAAACTTTTAATATCACTTTGGTCTTTTGGATACTATGTCTGATCGGAATTTATTTCGTAAGAGAGATTACTGGATTTGTGAACGGACTAGGTGTGGATATATCCGTACAATGGGTGTTCGTGATCTTTGGAACTCTAGCAGGTTCGGGAGTCGGTTCCACCCAATCCGCAAGTAGGGCGATTGTTGGGATCTTCTCCCCTGAATCCAAATCGGGAGAATTTTTCGGGCTCTGGGGTCTTTCCGGAAAATTGGCGGCCGCCATCGGAGTTTTTGCGATCGGTATATTACAGAAAATTTTCGATCTACGAAATGCGTTCTTAGTGGTCGCCGTATTCTTCTTTATTTCCTTGATCATCAACATGTTTGTGAACGAAAAAAGAGGGGTCGAAAAAGCCAAGGAATGGGAGAAAAACGGAGGGCAATAG
- a CDS encoding bacterioferritin-associated ferredoxin has translation MNSSDFSQIDLNALMRPRKVCVCNQVSEEDITNSIRRGNDTLGKLMRDTNCCTGCGTCRGRVLKLLSETLASKPQ, from the coding sequence ATGAATTCTTCCGACTTTAGTCAAATAGACCTAAATGCCCTGATGCGACCCAGAAAGGTCTGCGTATGCAACCAGGTATCCGAAGAGGATATAACAAATTCTATTCGTCGAGGGAATGACACATTAGGTAAATTGATGAGAGACACGAATTGTTGTACCGGCTGTGGTACCTGTAGAGGAAGAGTTCTCAAATTGCTTTCCGAAACCCTCGCTTCTAAACCTCAATGA
- a CDS encoding RibD family protein yields MSGRFVSVNMAITLDGKVCRPDGKWYGLSSRNDKRRMDQIRSEADALILGKNSILNDDPVTHLRYVESEKEPRAILLVRTGTIPSDKKVFHFSKVKPLLFCTSNNESQVRSELSEFAEIVTLQGEDLAPEIILNELEKRGYTKILLEGGPRLNDSFFRSGLVDRLYLTIVPFLIGQFGLPSITGGEFAYHNFDQEIWKLVSSELKEQEVFLIYDKQTSPEVR; encoded by the coding sequence ATGAGCGGTCGTTTTGTATCCGTAAATATGGCTATTACCTTGGACGGAAAGGTATGCCGCCCCGATGGTAAATGGTACGGTCTTTCTTCCAGAAATGATAAAAGAAGAATGGACCAGATCCGCTCCGAAGCGGACGCTCTTATCCTCGGAAAAAACAGCATACTCAACGATGATCCTGTAACTCACCTCAGATATGTGGAATCGGAGAAGGAACCTAGAGCCATTCTTCTTGTCAGAACAGGAACAATTCCTTCCGATAAAAAAGTATTCCATTTTTCTAAAGTAAAACCGCTGCTATTTTGCACTTCTAATAACGAATCCCAGGTTAGGTCCGAATTATCCGAGTTTGCAGAAATAGTCACACTACAGGGGGAAGATCTGGCCCCGGAGATCATCCTGAACGAATTGGAAAAAAGGGGATATACCAAAATCCTTTTAGAGGGCGGTCCCAGACTGAACGATTCCTTTTTCAGATCGGGACTAGTGGATAGACTTTATCTTACGATTGTTCCATTTTTAATAGGGCAATTCGGATTACCTTCGATCACGGGAGGAGAATTCGCATACCATAACTTTGATCAAGAGATTTGGAAATTGGTATCTTCCGAACTGAAAGAACAGGAAGTATTTTTGATATACGACAAACAAACTAGCCCGGAAGTCCGATGA
- a CDS encoding biosynthetic peptidoglycan transglycosylase: MNERNHFLHRWFFFGIRSVLVLVFLLLIYYQTFPEKRILFRENKLIYLPENLESVPLENDWVRLEELPPGSLEYLVEVEDYRFYRHRGYSLADIQSSIIQAVFLFRRLRGASTLDQQLARTLFLSRDKTLTRKLKEIRIAQALDEELGKKGVLEYYLNLVYWGRGLNGIYRSSKYYFNKHPGNLLPREFKALVQILKKPDAYTREEVRELSLGF, from the coding sequence ATGAACGAGCGAAATCATTTTTTGCATAGATGGTTTTTTTTCGGGATCAGAAGTGTCCTGGTATTGGTATTCCTTCTTCTAATCTATTACCAAACCTTTCCGGAAAAAAGGATCTTATTCAGAGAGAACAAACTCATATACCTACCGGAGAATTTAGAATCCGTCCCGCTTGAAAACGATTGGGTAAGATTGGAAGAATTGCCACCCGGAAGTTTGGAATATTTGGTAGAAGTAGAAGATTATAGATTCTATAGACATAGAGGATATTCTTTAGCGGATATTCAATCTTCCATCATACAGGCCGTATTTTTGTTCAGGAGGTTGAGAGGTGCAAGTACTTTGGATCAACAACTTGCCAGGACATTATTTTTATCCAGAGATAAAACATTAACCCGCAAATTGAAAGAGATCCGGATCGCGCAAGCATTGGATGAAGAGCTAGGCAAAAAGGGAGTTTTGGAATATTATTTGAATTTGGTATATTGGGGAAGAGGGCTGAACGGGATCTATAGATCTTCCAAATATTATTTTAATAAACATCCGGGAAATCTACTTCCCAGAGAATTTAAAGCCTTGGTCCAAATATTAAAAAAACCGGATGCGTATACCAGAGAAGAAGTCAGGGAACTTTCTTTAGGGTTTTGA